The following proteins are co-located in the Festucalex cinctus isolate MCC-2025b chromosome 15, RoL_Fcin_1.0, whole genome shotgun sequence genome:
- the tbc1d13 gene encoding TBC1 domain family member 13 isoform X2 → MSVAYKNRIQDFKVALTEENINLKTLRELCFNGIPFEGGIRALCWKILLNYLPLDQTRWDSFLKKEREVYSQFLKEMIIQPGIAKANLGLSREDVTMEDHPLNPNPESRWNTYFKDNEILLQIDKDVRRLYPDMAFFQRPTDYPCQLILDPQNDYETLRRRVEQTTLKAQTVNRNRSGVTNVSSPGKSLNLYPSNEYEVLPNGSEAHWEVVERILFIYAKLNPGIAYVQGMNEIVGPIYYTFATDPNSQWKEHAEADTFFCFTNLMSENRDNFIKSLDDSQCGITYKMESVYSMLKEKDQELYLKLEFLLPDVIRIWDTLFSDQDRFHFLILVCCAMLILIRDNLLAGDFTVNMRLLQDYPISDVHTILMKAKELQDNS, encoded by the exons ACAGaagaaaatataaatttaaaaacactaAGAGAGCTGTGCTTCAATG gAATACCATTTGAAGGAGGCATACGGGCACTTTGCTGGAAG ATCCTTCTTAATTACCTTCCTCTTGATCAGACACGATGGGACTCGTTCCTCAAAAAGGAAAG GGAGGTGTATTCCCAGTTTCTGAAAGAAATGATCATCCAACCTGGCATTGCCAAAGCCAACCTGGGCCTATCCAGAGAAGACGTTACTATGGAAGACCAC cctCTAAATCCAAATCCAGAGAGCAGGTGGAACACTTACTTCAAAGATAATGAAATTCTGCTTCAAATTGATAAGGATGTAAG GAGGCTGTATCCAGATATGGCCTTTTTTCAGCGCCCAACGGACTACCCATGCCAACTTATCTTGGACCCTCAGAATGATTATGAGACATTACGTCGGCGAGTGGAACAAACTACCCTGAAAGCACAAACTGTAAATCGTAACCGCAGTGGAGTAACCAAT GTGAGCTCCCCTGGAAAGTCTTTGAACCTGTATCCATCAAACGAATACGAAGTGTTGCCCAATGGGAGTGAAGCACACTGGGAAGTAGTAGAGCGAATCCTTTTTATCTATGCCAAACTCAATCCTGGGATCGCTTACGTCCAGGGTATGAATGAAATTGTTGGTCCGATTTACTATACCTTTGCCACAGACCCCAACAGCCAATGGAAAG agcATGCTGAAGCAGATACGTTCTTCTGTTTTACGAACTTAATGTCAGAGAACAGGGATAATTTCATCAAGAGCCTGGATGATTCCCAATGTGGCATAACATACAAGATGGAGAGTGTGTACTCAATGCTCAAAGAAAAAGACCAGGAGCTCTATTTGAAGCTG GAGTTCCTCCTACCAGATGTCATCCGCATTTGGGATACTCTGTTTTCTGACCAAGACCGCTTCCACTTCCTCATCCTGGTCTGCTGTGCCATGCTCAT ACTGATCAGGGATAACCTCCTGGCAGGAGACTTCACAGTGAATATGCGATTACTACag gATTACCCCATCTCAGATGTCCATACCATCCTGATGAAGGCCAAAGAGCTGCAGGACAACTCCTAA
- the tbc1d13 gene encoding TBC1 domain family member 13 isoform X1, translating to MSVAYKNRIQDFKVALTEENINLKTLRELCFNGIPFEGGIRALCWKILLNYLPLDQTRWDSFLKKEREVYSQFLKEMIIQPGIAKANLGLSREDVTMEDHPLNPNPESRWNTYFKDNEILLQIDKDVRRLYPDMAFFQRPTDYPCQLILDPQNDYETLRRRVEQTTLKAQTVNRNRSGVTNVSSPGKSLNLYPSNEYEVLPNGSEAHWEVVERILFIYAKLNPGIAYVQGMNEIVGPIYYTFATDPNSQWKEHAEADTFFCFTNLMSENRDNFIKSLDDSQCGITYKMESVYSMLKEKDQELYLKLLEQNIKPQYFTFRWLTLLLSQEFLLPDVIRIWDTLFSDQDRFHFLILVCCAMLILIRDNLLAGDFTVNMRLLQDYPISDVHTILMKAKELQDNS from the exons ACAGaagaaaatataaatttaaaaacactaAGAGAGCTGTGCTTCAATG gAATACCATTTGAAGGAGGCATACGGGCACTTTGCTGGAAG ATCCTTCTTAATTACCTTCCTCTTGATCAGACACGATGGGACTCGTTCCTCAAAAAGGAAAG GGAGGTGTATTCCCAGTTTCTGAAAGAAATGATCATCCAACCTGGCATTGCCAAAGCCAACCTGGGCCTATCCAGAGAAGACGTTACTATGGAAGACCAC cctCTAAATCCAAATCCAGAGAGCAGGTGGAACACTTACTTCAAAGATAATGAAATTCTGCTTCAAATTGATAAGGATGTAAG GAGGCTGTATCCAGATATGGCCTTTTTTCAGCGCCCAACGGACTACCCATGCCAACTTATCTTGGACCCTCAGAATGATTATGAGACATTACGTCGGCGAGTGGAACAAACTACCCTGAAAGCACAAACTGTAAATCGTAACCGCAGTGGAGTAACCAAT GTGAGCTCCCCTGGAAAGTCTTTGAACCTGTATCCATCAAACGAATACGAAGTGTTGCCCAATGGGAGTGAAGCACACTGGGAAGTAGTAGAGCGAATCCTTTTTATCTATGCCAAACTCAATCCTGGGATCGCTTACGTCCAGGGTATGAATGAAATTGTTGGTCCGATTTACTATACCTTTGCCACAGACCCCAACAGCCAATGGAAAG agcATGCTGAAGCAGATACGTTCTTCTGTTTTACGAACTTAATGTCAGAGAACAGGGATAATTTCATCAAGAGCCTGGATGATTCCCAATGTGGCATAACATACAAGATGGAGAGTGTGTACTCAATGCTCAAAGAAAAAGACCAGGAGCTCTATTTGAAGCTG CTAGAACAGAATATCAAGCCTCAGTACTTCACCTTCCGCTGGCTGACCCTGTTGTTATCGCAGGAGTTCCTCCTACCAGATGTCATCCGCATTTGGGATACTCTGTTTTCTGACCAAGACCGCTTCCACTTCCTCATCCTGGTCTGCTGTGCCATGCTCAT ACTGATCAGGGATAACCTCCTGGCAGGAGACTTCACAGTGAATATGCGATTACTACag gATTACCCCATCTCAGATGTCCATACCATCCTGATGAAGGCCAAAGAGCTGCAGGACAACTCCTAA